The Bacillus spongiae genome segment CAAGTGGCAAGCGCTTATAGCTTGCTGACGAGTACGATTGATATACATAAGTTAGTGTTAAAAGCGAAGAACTTGGGATTTAAGGCGCTAGCTTTAACAGATCGTAATGTTATGTATGGTGCAGTACCATTTTATAAAGAATGCCAAAAGCATGGAATAAAACCGATCATAGGATTAACAGCAGATGTCAAAATAAATGAAACAGATCGTGCCTTTCCGCTTGTCCTTCTAGCAAAATCAAATACAGGCTATCAAAATTTATTAAAAATATCTTCTGTGATTGGAACAAAATCTCAGGAGGGTATATCGGCACGCTGGCTCAAAGGGTATGGAAAAGGACTCTATGTCTATACCCCTGGTCTTGATGGCAAGATTGAACAGTTACTACTACAGAATCAAATGGAGGAAGCGGAAGAAACGGTAGTTCAATATAAGCAATTATTTGAACCTAATTCATTTTTTCTTTCCTTACAACATTATGAAAAAGAGGAAGAACGGAATGTCCTTCCATTGTTAAAACAGCTAGGACAAAAAACACGAACACCTTTACTCGTTACGAATCCTGTAAAGTTTTTAGAAAAAGAGGATTCTTTTGCTTATGAATGCTTATTAGCCATTGGGGAAGGTGTAAAGCTTTCAGATGAAAATCGTTCGAAAGTGTCTTCCGAAGAACACTATTTAAAAACAACAGAGGAAATGGTAGAGCTATTTCATGATGAAGTAGATGCACTTGAAAATACGATGACCATTGCCAATGTATGTGACGTCACCATGGAATTTGGTCAATCATTATTACCGACGTACCCTTTGCCAGATAACGTAAAGGCAAAGAATGAGCTGAAGAGACTTTGTGAAGAGGGATTACAGAAGCGAAAACCGAATAGTACAGAAGAGTATAAGGGTCGATTGCAATATGAATTGGATATCATCGATAAAATGGGTTTTTCTGATTATTTTCTTATCGTATGGGACTTTATGGAGTTTGCACGGAGGAAAAGGATTATAACTGGTCCAGGTCGTGGTTCTTCAGCAGGCTCCTTAGTTGCTTACTCATTGTTTATAACAGATGTAGATCCGTTGCAATACAACTTATTATTCGAACGATTTTTAAATCCTGAGCGTGTGACAATGCCAGATATAGATATAGATTTTCCAGACCATCGCCGTGATGAGGTTATATCATATGTTGTTCAAAAGTATGGGAAACTTCATGCCAGTCAAATTATTACGTTTGGTACGTTTGGTACAAAAGCTTCTCTGCGAGATACTGCTCGTATTTTTGGACTAAATTCGAAAGAACAGGAGCGTTTGTCTCGACTAATCCCGTCAAGGATGGGCATAACTTTGAGAGAGGCTTATCAGGAATCTACAGGCTTGCAGAAATTTGTAGATGAATCCTTACATCATAAGCGACTGTTTCATACTGCCTTAAAGCTTGAAGGGTTACCTCGGCATACGTCGACTCACGCTGCTGGTGTCATAATTAGTGATGTCCCCTTAGTTCAGCTCGTCCCACTCCAGGAAGGGACGAATGGTGTCTATTTAACACAGTATCCAATGGATATTTTAGAAAGCATTGGATTATTAAAAATGGATTTTCTAGGATTACGAAATTTGACGTTGCTAGAAAGAATTGTGGATCTTATTCATAAGGCATCAGGAGAAAAAGTGGATTTGAACGGGATTCCTTATCAAGATAAAAAAACATTTTCGTTATTGTGTAGAGGAGAAACAACTGGGATTTTTCAACTTGAATCTGATGGAATGCGAAATGTCTTAAAAAATTTGCGGCCTAACTCCTTTGAGGATATAGTGGCGGTAAACGCATTGTATCGACCAGGTCCGATGGAAAATATTCCGCTGTATATTAGAAGGAAGTATGGAGAAGAGGCAACAATCTTTCCTCACCCTGACTTAAAGCCTATATTACAAAATACGTATGGTGTTATTGTTTATCAAGAGCAAATTATGCAAATTGCATCTAAGATGGCGGGTTTTACATTAGGAGAAGCAGATATACTTCGGCGTGCCGTTAGTAAAAAGAAAAAGGAAGTACTGGATGAGCAAAGGCAGTATTTTGTCTCAGGTGCTTTAAAGAAAGGGTATTCAGAAAATATAGCTCATGTGATCTATGATCTAATCGTAAAGTTTGCTAACTATGGTTTTCCTCGCAGTCATGCAGTTGCCTATAGTATGATAGCTTATCAACTAGCATACTTAAAAGCTCATTATCCAGCCTATTTTATGGCTGCATTATTAACATCTGCGATTGGGAATGATGATAAAATCGTGAATTATATTCACGAAACGAGGCAAATGGGGATTTCCATATTACCCCCTTCTATTAACAAGGGTAGCTTTCCGTTTACGGTAGAAAAGGAAGGATTGAGATTTAGTTTAGCGGCCATTAAAGGAGTGGGGCGCAGCGCTTTGCAAGCAATTGTAAGCGCTAGGAAAGAACAACCGTTTCAGGACCTATTTGATTTTTGTTTAAGAGTATCTGGAAAAGCAGTAAACAGAAAAGTACTAGAATCCCTTATCTTTGCAGGTGCACTGGACGATTTTGGACAAGATCGTGCAGTATTGTTAGCAACGCTTGATGTGGCTCTTGATCATGCTGAGCTTATTAAGCCAAAAGATGGTGAATTTGTTTTATTTGATGATGAGGATTCACTGTTACTGAAGCCTAAATATGTTGAAGTAGAGTCAATGAAATTAGAAGATAAATTATCGTTTGAAAGTCAATCTACGGGACTATTTTTATCAGCACACCCAGTGTCTATGTTTAATCATCTGATAAGTCGTCTCAACGCCGTACATATAGTCGATATACCACTTGGTAAAAAAGAGGTCGGGGTCATTATTTATATTAATGATATTAAAACAATCCGGACGAAAAAAGGGGATGTTATGGCTTTTATGACGGGAAGTGATCATACAGGTCAAATGGAAGGGGTTGTTTTTCCAGATACATACCGTAAATTCGGAAAGCTATTAATGCAAGGGGCTTCCCTTTACATTACTGGACATATGGAGGAGAGAAAAGGCAAGCGGCAATTTATTGTGAAAAGCACAACGAGCATAGAGCAAGCAGAGGAGCTTGTAAAGCAGCATCAAAAGTTATATATAAAACTTCCAGTCGAACTGAATGAGGTAGAGGTAATGGAAGAGATTCAAGTAGCCCTCCTGAAGTATAAAGGAACTACTCCAGTTGTTGTCTATTTTGAAAAAGAGAAACGATCAATTCAGCTTGCATCACAATATTTCGTAAGTGTTAATTCAAATTTATTAGAAGAAATAAGAAGAATAATTGGACAGAATAATTTAGTAATTAAATAAATTTTTCTTTACTTGTTGTCATCTTTTGATATACTTTGATAGTGAATCATGTGGTCTGACCACTATAGAAATGTATATACATCTCTGTCTTTAATTAAAGGAGTGAACGTTTTGTCATTAAGAGAAGAAGCGCTGCATATGCACAGAGTGAACCAAGGAAAACTTGAATCCAAGTCAAAAGTGGAAGTGAAAAATGCAAAGGATTTAAGTTTAGCATACTCACCCGGTGTAGCAGAGCCATGTAAAGTAATATATGATAAGCCAGAAACAGTATATGAATATACTATGAAAGGTAATATGGTTGCCGTTGTTTCAGATGGAACTGCTGTTTTAGGCCTTGGGAATATTGGACCGGCAGCTGCCCTTCCCGTAATGGAAGGAAAAGCCGTTTTATTTAAAAGCTTTGCAGGCGTTGACGCTTTTCCGATTTGTTTAAACACAACAGATGTAGACAAAATTATTGATACAGTGAAATTAATGGAGCCAAACTTTGGTGGCGTCAATTTGGAAGACATTGCTGCTCCAAATTGCTTTGTGATTGAGGAGCGTTTAAAAAAGGAAACAAACATTCCAATATTTCATGATGATCAACACGGAACAGCGATTGTGACAGTAGCAGGTCTTATGAATGCATTAAAACTAGTTGACAAGAAAATGTCTGAAATTAAAGTG includes the following:
- the dnaE gene encoding DNA polymerase III subunit alpha, translated to MSFVHLQVASAYSLLTSTIDIHKLVLKAKNLGFKALALTDRNVMYGAVPFYKECQKHGIKPIIGLTADVKINETDRAFPLVLLAKSNTGYQNLLKISSVIGTKSQEGISARWLKGYGKGLYVYTPGLDGKIEQLLLQNQMEEAEETVVQYKQLFEPNSFFLSLQHYEKEEERNVLPLLKQLGQKTRTPLLVTNPVKFLEKEDSFAYECLLAIGEGVKLSDENRSKVSSEEHYLKTTEEMVELFHDEVDALENTMTIANVCDVTMEFGQSLLPTYPLPDNVKAKNELKRLCEEGLQKRKPNSTEEYKGRLQYELDIIDKMGFSDYFLIVWDFMEFARRKRIITGPGRGSSAGSLVAYSLFITDVDPLQYNLLFERFLNPERVTMPDIDIDFPDHRRDEVISYVVQKYGKLHASQIITFGTFGTKASLRDTARIFGLNSKEQERLSRLIPSRMGITLREAYQESTGLQKFVDESLHHKRLFHTALKLEGLPRHTSTHAAGVIISDVPLVQLVPLQEGTNGVYLTQYPMDILESIGLLKMDFLGLRNLTLLERIVDLIHKASGEKVDLNGIPYQDKKTFSLLCRGETTGIFQLESDGMRNVLKNLRPNSFEDIVAVNALYRPGPMENIPLYIRRKYGEEATIFPHPDLKPILQNTYGVIVYQEQIMQIASKMAGFTLGEADILRRAVSKKKKEVLDEQRQYFVSGALKKGYSENIAHVIYDLIVKFANYGFPRSHAVAYSMIAYQLAYLKAHYPAYFMAALLTSAIGNDDKIVNYIHETRQMGISILPPSINKGSFPFTVEKEGLRFSLAAIKGVGRSALQAIVSARKEQPFQDLFDFCLRVSGKAVNRKVLESLIFAGALDDFGQDRAVLLATLDVALDHAELIKPKDGEFVLFDDEDSLLLKPKYVEVESMKLEDKLSFESQSTGLFLSAHPVSMFNHLISRLNAVHIVDIPLGKKEVGVIIYINDIKTIRTKKGDVMAFMTGSDHTGQMEGVVFPDTYRKFGKLLMQGASLYITGHMEERKGKRQFIVKSTTSIEQAEELVKQHQKLYIKLPVELNEVEVMEEIQVALLKYKGTTPVVVYFEKEKRSIQLASQYFVSVNSNLLEEIRRIIGQNNLVIK